A segment of the Salvelinus fontinalis isolate EN_2023a unplaced genomic scaffold, ASM2944872v1 scaffold_0339, whole genome shotgun sequence genome:
TCTGGTCATTAAGTTACCTCTATCATTTATCTGGTCATTAAGTTACCTCTATCATTTATCTGGTCATTAAGTTTCCTCTATCATTTATCTGGTCATCAAGTTACCTCTATCCTTTATCTGGTCATTAAGTTACCTCTATCCTTTATCTGGTCATCAAGTTACCTCTATCTGGTCATTAAGTTACCTCTATCCTTTATCTGGTCATTAAGTTACCTCTATCCTTTATCTGGTCATTAAGTTACCTCTATCATTTATCTGGTCGACATGATATTTCTCTGCCATGTCTTGAAGGTCACATCAACCTGAACCATCAAACACATTAAATGTAGAGTTATGACGTGGCCACAAGCAGCACCGCAGATATTAAGATGAGCATGATGCAAGACCTTGCTCTCAGTCGTACAGGGTAAATGTGCATGTGTGCGGGGGCACTCCTCGCTGCTACAACATGGTAGCTTcgggaccaaaacagcagagGTTCAACCTCGCGCTTCAACACTCTTAGTTGTTGTGGAAATCGGCCCAATATTCTGtttaccagtggtggaaaaagtactcaattgtcatacttgagtaaaagaaaagataccttaatagaaaatgactcgagtaaaagtgagtcacccagtaaaatactacttgagtaaaagtctaaaagtatttggttttaaatatacttaagtgaaTGGAATTTCTAAAATGAACTTAAGTATCAAGTAAAAGTATAACCCATTTCTaattgcttatattaagcaaacggCACCATTTATTTGTATTGacggatagtcaggggcacactcagacatcatttacaaacgaagcatttgtgtttagtgagtccaccagatcagaggcagtagagatgaccagggaagttctcttgataagtgtgtgaattggaccattttcctgtcaaaatgtaataagtacttttgggtgtcagggaaactgtatggagtaaaaagtacatatttgctttaggaatgtagtgtagTAAAAGTTGACAaaattataaatagtaaagtaaagatcccacaaactacttaagtagtgctTTTTTgattatttttacttaagtactttacaccactgctgtttACTTCGTGCATCGCTGTGTCATACCTTTTAACAGTAACATTTTAACTTTACCGTTGTGATTGTGTAGGTTGGTCtgcttatagtgtgtgtgtgtgtgtgtgtgtgtgtgtgtgtgtaggttggggTCTGTGTGCGGCTAAGGCCCAGTACCCCATCGCTGACATGGTGAAGATGCTGGTAGAGCAGGGCAAGTCTGTCAGGTAGGTCTTCACAATAATAcaatcctctctgtctctctctctcctcaatcatccctctctcttcactctgTTTATTTTCGTTGGGGACCATCAGTCTTCCTCACAGAGTGAGATAACGATATCTTCCTGTATTAGTCTGAGTTCTAAAATAACATTCTTTCGAGTTAGTTTTACAACCCCACTGACCGTCTTGAGTTTCCTGGTCAGGAACACTGGCAGGTCACCTTTTATGTTCAAGGAAGACAAAACACATCTGGGTCTAAAAGCTTTAGAGTGGAAAACATCTTTATTCTCCAAATTCAGAGCGGAGCCCTGACTGACTGAGGAATTGCATAAAGACAATATTAATGTGTATGcgtgtgtttttctgtgtgtgtgtgcacacgtgtgtTTCTAGGTTTGGTATCCACCCTGTGGCAGGTCGTATGCCAGGCCAGCTGAACGTGCTCCTGGCTGAGGCAGGTGTTCCATACGACGTGGTTTTGGAGATGGATGAGATCAATGAGGACTTCAAaggtcagaacacacacactcacactgatcaatttactgaacaaaaatataacgcAACATATAaattgttggtcccatttttcatgagcagaaataaaatatccccgaaatgttccatacacacaaaaagctttgtCTCaataatgttgtgcacaaatgtctgtacatccctgttagtgagcattttatcctttgccaagataatccgtccacctgacaattggcatgctgaccgcaggaatgttcgacagagctgttgccagagaacttaATGTTTAtctttaccataagccgcctccaacgtcgttttagagaatttggcagtacatccaaccggcctcacaacagcagaccacgtgtagccacgccagcccaggacctccacatccggcttcttcacctgccagATTgtctgaggagtatttatgtctgcaataaagcccttttggggaaaaactcattctgattggctgggcttggCCTCCAAGTGAGTGTGCCTATGccatcccaggcccacccatggctgtgaccctgcccattcatgtgaagtctatagattagggcctaatttatttatttaaattgactgatttctttctatgaactgtaactcagtaaaatctttgagattgttgcgttttatatttgtgttcagtatagattGATCGATTCATTGATTTGATCATGACCACCAGCAGGCATCTCTCACACTTGGTTGTGTTTGTATCGCTGCCTGGCTGGTTCCATCCATAGTTTCGCCAGGGTCTCTGTACTTGTTTTACTGAATGTGTGTGTCCCAcagagactgacctgacgctggtgGTGGGTGCTAACGACACAGTGAACTCAGCAGCCCAGGAGGACCCCAACTCCATCATTGCTGGCATGCCAGTCCTGGAGGTCTGGAAGTCCAAACAGGTAGGGAATGAAGAAGGTAGTATAAGAGTATTAGTACAGGGCCCTCTCACTGGTTTacaaaaggaaggaaggaaggatgcaaAATATTGTCTTGTTCTGCTCTCTGGTGTTGAGGGCTGAGTCCTCCCTCCTACTCTTTGGGTGACAAGGGCTCTCACAGGTAGAGCATAAAATGAGATTGTGAAGTGTGCTGTCTTCTGTAGGGGATTGTGATGAGATCTCTGACTAGTTATTTTAAACATATTTCTGACAGTATTTATTTAGACCAGTCATACGCAACAGACGGGCCGTGGGTCCTGAACTAAAATGATAAATGAGGGTTAGTCATGCCTCGACCCCTGGTATCATATGAACACACTTAAGACATGGTAGAATTGCGGGAAATTAGCTGCACAGTTCTCTacaccaacaagaggggtgtgaactgTTTGGGGTTGCGAGGTGGGGATTTGTTACGCTGATAAATGACAATATCCATCGTgacctttgccacctaggaaatGTGTGTGACCGTACCCCTGATTTCGACAGTTGGAAACAGGGTGGACGGAAGCCAGTCTCCGGTGGGAAGAGGAATATAAAAGGTGATGTTAGCCATGTCTCACCACTGTTCCCCTCCCTGTACTGTAGGTGATTGTGATGAAGAGGACCATGGGTGTGGGCTATGCTGCAGTAGACAATCCCATCTTCTACAAGCCCAACACATCCATGCTGCTGGGAGACGCCAAGAAGACCTGCGACACACTACAGGCCAAGATCAGAGAGGCCTACTATTAGAACACAGAGAtggacagtacacacacactccctatcGGCTTTACGGATGTATTTGTCTTTAATCCAGATGCAGGTGTATGGTTCCGTTAAGATTAGTAAACAACGTTGAATATTTTTACACTTAGTGGCTTGATGATGATTGGATGCTGGGCCGTGATGATATTGAACCAAAGGTGCAGAAACAACTGAGATTACTTTTTAATTGGAGAAATATAATTATTTAAATAAACTCATGCTGCATGCACTGCCTGCCCTGATTTGTAAATAAAAATCTGTTTTAAATGTGATCTGTTGGCTAGAGTTCCCTATTCAATTTTATCTGTAAGAGCTTGTCAGGTATAATTTCACACAAAAGCACTGAGCAGTGCCACATACTCCCAGTAGCTAACGATAGACTGGCTCTCAACCAGTAAACACCAGCAGCTCAAAACCCTGCTGCGTGTTGAACTAGCCTGTTAAAGGTAATGGAACCTACACGCACAGCGTTCACATTAACAGATGGCCAGCGTAATGAATTCAACCCCAGCCTTTATCAAATACTTTACACTTCTGTATTCACAAATGCAGTACATTTTCTTTAGTCATTTTATACAGACCAGGTGATATACCGTTCATAATTCCACATGACATGTTGCACAGTAACAACCATTCCTTAGAACATCACATCTGATGGGTGAACCTGAATCACTGAAAGACAGCGCCAAGAGTTTCAAGCTCTCGAATTAGAGCTGTACTTTGTCCTCCACACAAATCAagagttttagacagtagctaggtttccatcagaatattctaaaatctgcataaaaactaTATGCATTTTCCCAAATTGACTTGTGGATAAAAGTTTGATGTAGTGCCCATACAAGTAACTATAAATGGGGTTCCATCACATTTAACTCTGATGGTTTTGTTGCGTTCTATAGCAAATGGATCCACTCTGGATTTGGCATGTGCGTTCCAACCAACAACATGAGATTAATATGGACAAAGAGACAGATACAGTGTAGCTATAGCctacatgagattattatggacaacgAGCCAGATACAGTGTAGCTATAGCCTACATGAGATTAATATGGACAAATAGACAGATACAGTGAAGCTATAGCCTACATGACATTATTATGGACAAAGAGACAGATTCTTTATTTGTCAAAACGGCAAcaaagcatcgatcatcatgtcaccagaataagaccctggatATTTACTTTGATATCCATCTCAATATTAGTGCATAAAAGCATTTCCACTGCCATTTCCACTGCCATTTCTTGCATTATACATTTTAGACACAAAAAGATACTACCtcgtagaggtcgaccgattaatcggaatggccgatttcaagttttcataacaatcggtaatcggtattccgattactagtccaacgctctaaccacctgtcctacattgcactccacgaggagcctgcgtggcaggctgactacctgttacgcgagggcagcaagatgccaaggtaagttgctagctagcattaaacttatcttataaaaaacaatcttaacataatcactagttaactacacatggttgatgatattactagtttatctagtgtgtcctgcgttgcatataatcgatgcgcctACTTCGACAAACGTACCTAaccaccaatgtacctaaccataaacatcaatgcctttctttaaaatcaatacacaagtatatatttttaaacctgcatatttagttaatattgcctgctaacatgaatttcttataattagggaaattgtgtcacttctcttcagggtatatgcagtcagggtatatgcagcagtttgggccgcctggctcattgcgaactgtgtgaagtccatttattcctaacaaaggccgtaattaatttgccagaattgtacataattatgacataacattgaaggttgtgcagtgtaacagcaatatttagacttagcgatgccatccgttagataaaatatggaacagttccgtatttcactgaaagaataaacattttgttttcgaaatgatagtttccggattagaccattttaatgaccacaggctcgtatttctgtgtgttatgttataattaagtctatgatttgatagagcagtctgactgagcggtggtaagcagcagcaggctcgtaagcattcattcaaacagcactttcgtgcgtttgccagcagctcttcgctgtgcttctattggcctctctctcctccctgcgtCTCCCAGCAGTAGTTTtggcctctctccccctgcagccTCAGCGTCTCCCAGAGGTAGTTttggcctctctctcctccctgcagtCTCTGCGTCTCCCAGCAGTAGTGttggcctctctctcctccctgcagccTCAGCGTCTCCCAGAGGTAGTTTTGGCCTCGCTCTCCTCCCTGCAGCCTCAGCGTCTCTCAGCGGTAGTTttggcctctctctcctccctgcagtCTCTGCGTCTCCCAGCAGTAGTGttggcctctctctcctccctgcagtCTCTGCGTCTCCCAGCGGTAGTTTtggcctctctcccctccctgcagCCTCAGCGTCTCTCAACGGTAGTTttggcctctctctccccctgcagccTCAGCGTCTCCCAGCGGTAGTTttggcctctctctccccctgcagccTCAGCGTCTCCCAGAGGTAGTTTTGGCCTCGCTCTCTTCCCTGCAGCCTCAGCGTCTCCCAGCGGTAGTTTtggcctctctcccctccctgcagCCTCAGCGTCTCCCAGCAGTAGTTttggcctctctctcctccctgcagccTCAGCGTCTCCCAGCGGTAGTTTTGGCCTCTCTCTGCGTCCTCAGCGTCTCCCAGCAGTAGTTttggcctctctctcctccctgcagccTCAGCGTCTCCCAGCGGTAGTTttggcctctctctcctccctgcagccTCAGCGTCTCCCAGCAGTAGTTttggcctctctctcctccctgcagtCTCTGCGTCTCCCAGCGGTAGTTttggcctctctctcctccctgcagccTCAGCGTCTCCCAGCGGTAGTTttggcctctctctcctccctgcagccTCAGCGTCTCCCAGAGGTAGTTttggcctctctctcctcctgcagcCTCAGCGTCTCCCAGAGGTAGTTttggcctctctctcctcctgcagcCTCAGCGTCTCCCAGCAGTAGTTttggcctctctctcctccctgcagccTCAGCGTCTCCCAGCGGTAGTTTtggcctctctcccccctgcgtCCTCAGCGTCTCCCAGCGGTTGTCTTAGCCTTGTTGATCAGTGTGTGTAGGTAACAGTAGAAGTACATCAGGTTGTCATACTGTCCTGTGTACTCCTGTCTCAGACACAGCTCCTGGTAGTCCTTGAGGAAGTAGTAGACAGCCTCTATGGTTGCCAGGTAGGTGTCTGGAGAACCTTTCTGATGGCGCCAGAAACACGTCTTCCTGGTCTTCAGCTCCACACAGAGCAACGCTGCAGGGACAGACAAAGGAACAGCCCATCAGTCATCatcagggccaggagtttttcccgTTCACGTTGTGACccgaccaggaaaaactctgggctcTAGTTGTAGGCTATAACTAGGTAATAACAAAGTAGTTCCCCCATGTAATGTACAGCACTTTAAGCTACATCAATGCTATAGCTATCATAATTACCCTGTAGTCTCTCATCTGTGATGATTCTGGTGGTCTGGTTCCATGTGCTGTCGATGAACACCACTCTCTGGAGGGGACAGgctcctggtgtctcagtctggccCTCTATCCCtgctgcccctcccctctcctctgtgtgtgtggctcctGATGTCTGTCCCTCAGCCTGCTGTGTGGCCCCTGGCTCCTCAGCTCTGGGCCTTTTTGGGGACGGTTCCTCGTCAGGGGAGGCAGCTGACTTCATGTCAGCCAGGTTCTGTAATCTCCATGTCATCTCCTCCACTGAGACTGATCCAGGACCAGGGAACACCAGCACTACCTAAACATGCATGCGCGCACACACGTCATTTCAAGTCAACATAATacaaatggtattaatattatcTAATAAGGTTACGTTAGAATGACGCATTTTTATGTATATGACGTGGTAGACAAACTGTTTGTTTGTTAATCAGGCTCACATTGTTCTCTGAATATTTGTTCATACGAGGAAAAGCTGACTAACTTTGTCATCTTCATAGTCAGGTATGCAGGGGTAGGTGTAGATGGTGACATCATCAGGGGCGAGGATCTTGGCGTGTATGGCTGTGCTCTTCCCATCAACCTCACTGGGATGCTTGATGATGTCAATCTTTATAGGGAGCTGCAAACACAAGTTAGAGGAAGTTTACAGTGTGACCAACCCTGTTCATCAATTACAGGTCAGGTATTACCAATACAAACAGTCAACACATGTACTGGGAATTGTCTCAAACTTGTATCTATGTGTTCTTTCATGTTTGGCTGTAACAAAAGCCTGCATCTGCACCAGAACCGAAGTACACTTCAATCTAGTGTGTGAGGCACCGTAAGTAGTACTACTATCTCTGACACCCCATGTCTGCAGGCTAGTGCTTTAATAAAACCAATCAGATTAGGCCACTACAAGCCTGTGTGTGTTAAATGTAATAGGACCAATAAGGAGAACCGAGCGCCAGATCTTTCCCTGACCTTGACGGAGGGGATTTCCTGCTGGCTGACGCCCACTAAAGAGCAGCAGGTGTAGCAGAAGAACATCCGGGAGCCTCCGCAGCTAGAACACTTCAGCCTGCCCCTCTGCTGCGCCTGCTCCAGCTCCCTGTGGGGAGCCAGCTTCAGGccatggaggggaggggaggcagggacAGGGTTCTGTTTGGAGTCCTTGTCAGGATGTTGGGTTTTAGTCAGTGGTGATTTGGGAGAGGAGGACATGTCCACGCCGCAGGGACTGGCTAGCACGTCCGAACTGGACATCCTGCTGACTAACTGGAGGTGGCTGACAACAAACAAAACATCAAACTGGAGAATCAGGTGCACAGCCTGGGACGCAGTTATACCAGTTAGCTAGGTAGTTGGCTCGCTACTAAGCAAGTCACAACAAATAAGTCAAAAGCCTGCATTTCAAAACATTGCAATGTGGATAACTCATTCAAAAGATAAAGAATTTTAAATCAATGGTCACTTCAATTGTCACAAGAAAATGCAATGAgtaatttcaacaacaaaaaatatatggtTTTAAATACATTAATACCAATAACGAAAAAATACAATGTTGACACAGGTATGTTGAGAATATTGGTCTTTAGAGAGAACTTTTCTACCCATCTCAGTTAAAGTGGGGTGGGAAATACTCAGTAGGTTCTCTACTAACCAAATATGGTTCGTTTTGGAGTGGGACTGTAATACATACCCAGCAACACTTCGTTCTCTACCCCCTCTAACGCCCAATGCAATATACTGTAATAGACAGTACATGGGATACATATTGGCTTGTAGAGAGAAAGGTATAACAAGTTGTCTCAGCTAACATGGGCTGGGAAATACTCCGTAGGGTCTCTACCAGGGTTTCCATTAGCTGGTAATTGCCTGCTTTAAGACTTTCTTTTTTATGCAGATAAAACTGTTGCCGGCCAAATTGACCGGGAGAAAAAAACAATGGTAGACAGGCTATCAGTGCATCACCCACCACTTCacaatgtgagctggaggcaATATGCATTTTTAAAacatacttaattgtttgaaacctgaatgttttacCACATTGTGAGGCATGTCTTACATTGCTTGAAAATCCAACCATAGAAACATGgagggaattattttataaagacttcataGGCGTCACacgagtttcaagtttggggagcATATTTCTTCTACCGATCTGTGCCAGTTATGATCTTCATACACACATTTTCATGGAATAGTTTCATTTCAACAATAACATTTGTGTTTCTCAATCATTGTCTCGTGGTTAATCAAAACATTCTTAATGTTAATCAGCACCAGTCTCTGACATATGGACACATTTATACACTGATCATTGGCGGTTAAATAGCTTAAATGATCGCATGGAGCTCAGAGATGGCCAATGCAGCCGTTGGCATAGAACTTTCATTATCAACTAAGTTAAAATACATAAAGCCGACAAATAAAAACGGTAGAAAATATACTGATAAATTCAGATTCATCTCTCAACTCAGCTTGTCTGCATGTCTCCCTTTATATCTGTCTGTCTTGGCTTGAGCTATCACTAATGaagtgcaacattgtatcaaatcaATCAACTGGATCTGACCCAAAGCCGTCTCTAGTGAACTTGTAACGATCAACTAGTCTATTCcgggccctcagagtttcccaGATTTTTGCGCAAGGAAAACTTATTTTATGACTGgatatatgggatcatcagattGTGATATTTTGCTTTCACACCGAGGCTTGGTGATTATCGAGGGGGAGATTGTTGGAAATCGTTTTCAAATAGGCCTACTGTAAGGAACTATTAGGCAATCATTTGCAATggatgtaataaaaaaaaatctaacttttgactgactgtgtgaggtgaagaaaaaattaCTGAGAAGCTCAGCTTATTAGTGGTGGACATGGTGATTTAAGACAATCAAAAATCgaacatccccaaatgggcattTTCTTACATTTGCGTGCAGCAGGCCAGGTAGGCTACTTCTATGCGTGCTCAGGCGTGTGTGTTCCCTCAACATTAACAAGACA
Coding sequences within it:
- the LOC129845698 gene encoding tRNA-uridine aminocarboxypropyltransferase 1-like, translating into MSSSDVLASPCGVDMSSSPKSPLTKTQHPDKDSKQNPVPASPPLHGLKLAPHRELEQAQQRGRLKCSSCGGSRMFFCYTCCSLVGVSQQEIPSVKLPIKIDIIKHPSEVDGKSTAIHAKILAPDDVTIYTYPCIPDYEDDKVVLVFPGPGSVSVEEMTWRLQNLADMKSAASPDEEPSPKRPRAEEPGATQQAEGQTSGATHTEERGGAAGIEGQTETPGACPLQRVVFIDSTWNQTTRIITDERLQALLCVELKTRKTCFWRHQKGSPDTYLATIEAVYYFLKDYQELCLRQEYTGQYDNLMYFYCYLHTLINKAKTTAGRR